Proteins from one Planctomyces sp. SH-PL62 genomic window:
- a CDS encoding metallophosphoesterase family protein → MPERTIAVGDVHGCSRALHALIAAIQPTVDDVVVTLGDYVNRGPDSRGVLDALAELRGRCRLVPLLGNHDEMLLRAHAGLPAAATNAGGNGRPARPDRDWGRELPRLSSANLAFLKACVGFHETDRHLFVHASYDPSQPLDRQPASILRWHSLRDGVPRRHESGKTAVVGHTSQKNGKILDLGHIVCIDTYCHGGGWLTALDVDSGQVWQADRDGRVRRSSR, encoded by the coding sequence ATGCCCGAACGCACGATCGCCGTCGGAGACGTCCATGGTTGCTCCAGGGCGCTGCACGCCCTGATCGCCGCCATCCAGCCGACCGTGGACGACGTGGTCGTCACGCTGGGTGATTACGTCAACCGAGGCCCGGACTCGCGAGGCGTCCTCGACGCCCTGGCCGAGCTGAGAGGTCGCTGTCGCCTCGTCCCGCTCCTCGGCAACCACGACGAGATGCTGCTGCGCGCCCACGCCGGGCTCCCCGCCGCCGCGACGAACGCCGGCGGGAACGGCCGACCCGCTCGCCCCGATCGGGACTGGGGCCGTGAGCTGCCGAGGCTCAGTTCGGCAAATCTCGCCTTTCTCAAGGCGTGCGTCGGCTTCCATGAAACGGATCGCCACCTCTTCGTCCACGCCTCATACGACCCCTCGCAGCCGCTGGACCGGCAACCGGCGTCGATCTTGCGCTGGCACTCGTTGCGGGACGGCGTACCGCGCCGACACGAATCCGGGAAGACCGCCGTCGTCGGCCACACCTCGCAGAAGAACGGCAAGATCCTCGACCTCGGCCACATCGTCTGCATCGACACCTACTGCCACGGCGGCGGCTGGCTGACGGCGCTCGACGTCGATTCGGGGCAAGTCTGGCAGGCCGACCGCGACGGCCGCGTCCGAAGAAGCTCGCGCTGA